In Myxococcus stipitatus, the following are encoded in one genomic region:
- the lysW gene encoding lysine biosynthesis protein LysW → MHALTKQSESAEQARCPTCSQPIDGEGRVEGEVLTCAGCDGELEVVGLNPLRLEEAPEVEEDWGE, encoded by the coding sequence ATGCATGCACTGACGAAGCAGTCGGAATCGGCCGAGCAGGCGCGGTGTCCCACGTGTTCCCAGCCCATCGATGGCGAAGGCCGCGTGGAGGGCGAGGTGCTCACGTGCGCGGGGTGTGACGGAGAGCTGGAGGTGGTGGGCCTCAACCCGCTGCGGCTCGAAGAGGCACCCGAAGTCGAGGAGGACTGGGGCGAGTAG
- a CDS encoding family 3 encapsulin nanocompartment shell protein, protein MSANETAEQPAPSPGKVFAQAVALQGKNASVEFSHTITEQFPGFKRRPRIAVRGLFKVVKADGAKVKYWHEKPPDTPLAVTVEDVGLRPEAAFEFHTDLAVLKPTSAWIQVPPALLDDPETLATFIDFRLLVRLCTAENQALARGRGGDRVRGLLETPGITRLPARSDPISSLLAACDRVEQMGGSADGILVNPADYYRYFVGRGGLLADLTSMGVRIARARMVEPGQVIVGDFTAAATIFDSGRSSIRFAEPPPGIFPRQGLAVCGEIHEALVVHLPTHFYVASLV, encoded by the coding sequence ATGAGCGCGAACGAGACAGCGGAGCAGCCCGCTCCATCCCCAGGCAAGGTCTTCGCCCAGGCCGTCGCCCTTCAGGGGAAGAACGCCTCGGTGGAGTTCTCCCACACCATCACCGAGCAGTTCCCAGGCTTCAAGCGGCGGCCGCGCATCGCCGTGCGTGGGTTGTTCAAGGTGGTGAAAGCAGACGGCGCCAAGGTCAAGTACTGGCACGAGAAGCCACCGGACACGCCGCTCGCGGTGACGGTCGAGGACGTGGGGCTCCGGCCCGAGGCGGCCTTCGAGTTCCACACGGACCTGGCCGTGCTCAAGCCGACGTCCGCGTGGATTCAAGTGCCACCGGCGCTGCTGGACGACCCGGAGACGCTGGCGACCTTCATCGACTTCCGCTTGCTGGTGCGGCTGTGTACGGCGGAGAACCAGGCGCTCGCCCGAGGCCGCGGCGGCGACCGTGTGCGCGGCCTGCTGGAGACACCGGGCATCACCCGGCTCCCCGCGCGCTCGGACCCCATCTCCTCGCTGCTGGCCGCGTGCGACCGGGTGGAGCAGATGGGCGGCAGCGCGGATGGAATCCTCGTCAACCCGGCGGACTACTACCGGTACTTCGTGGGACGCGGCGGACTCTTGGCGGATTTGACCAGCATGGGCGTGCGCATCGCGCGAGCGCGCATGGTGGAGCCCGGCCAGGTCATCGTCGGGGACTTCACCGCGGCGGCCACCATCTTCGACAGCGGCCGCTCCTCCATCCGCTTCGCGGAGCCCCCACCGGGCATCTTCCCGCGCCAGGGATTGGCGGTGTGCGGCGAGATTCACGAGGCCCTCGTCGTCCACCTGCCCACCCACTTCTACGTCGCCTCGCTCGTCTGA
- a CDS encoding class I SAM-dependent methyltransferase — protein sequence MFNVMQVARQLKSAVLADPERFYSNETGAWVTGLPKPQDIHVVTGREPFWINLGYWRDVERVDETNCERVGELFKTAQAQMAHLLARTARLSEHDAVLDCGFGYADQDILWAEEYRPARIIGINVTPNQVRIGQERVKLTGLESVVRLELGSATRIPYGSGEFDVVFALESAMHFRTRGDFLHEAFRVLRPGGRLVMADMCQKTDRETGSGLRRRLRHRYWRGRIAFPEANVWTTQRYLAELRQAGFQKARLESIASDVYPAVNTALAALRGMTAAERQPGEVTVAKVREDVRRARQMEFEQLQWLTLFNCDEYAIVHAEKP from the coding sequence ATGTTCAACGTCATGCAGGTCGCAAGGCAGCTCAAGAGCGCGGTGCTGGCGGACCCGGAGCGCTTCTACTCCAACGAGACAGGCGCCTGGGTCACCGGGCTCCCCAAGCCGCAAGACATCCACGTCGTCACGGGGCGGGAGCCGTTCTGGATCAACCTGGGCTACTGGCGCGATGTGGAGCGGGTGGACGAGACGAACTGTGAGCGGGTGGGAGAGCTGTTCAAGACCGCACAGGCGCAGATGGCCCACCTGCTCGCACGCACGGCGCGGTTGAGCGAGCATGACGCGGTGCTGGACTGCGGCTTTGGCTATGCGGACCAGGACATCCTCTGGGCGGAGGAATACCGTCCCGCGCGAATCATTGGCATCAATGTCACACCCAACCAGGTCCGCATCGGCCAGGAGCGCGTCAAGCTGACGGGGCTGGAGAGCGTGGTCCGATTGGAATTGGGTTCGGCGACACGGATTCCGTACGGCTCGGGCGAGTTCGACGTCGTCTTCGCGCTGGAGTCCGCCATGCATTTCCGGACCCGCGGTGACTTCTTGCACGAAGCCTTCCGGGTGCTGCGTCCGGGGGGCCGGCTGGTGATGGCGGACATGTGCCAGAAGACGGACCGCGAGACGGGCAGCGGGTTGCGCCGCCGCCTGCGCCACCGCTACTGGCGGGGCCGCATCGCCTTTCCGGAGGCCAATGTCTGGACGACGCAGCGCTACCTCGCGGAGCTGCGGCAGGCGGGATTCCAGAAGGCGCGGCTGGAGTCCATCGCGTCGGACGTCTACCCCGCCGTCAACACCGCGCTGGCCGCGCTGCGAGGCATGACGGCCGCCGAGCGGCAGCCGGGCGAAGTCACCGTCGCCAAGGTGCGCGAGGACGTGCGGCGTGCCCGGCAGATGGAGTTCGAACAGCTCCAGTGGCTGACGCTGTTCAACTGCGACGAGTACGCCATCGTCCACGCGGAGAAGCCCTGA
- a CDS encoding 3-hydroxyacyl-CoA dehydrogenase NAD-binding domain-containing protein, producing MSEQNTIRWEQDADGIVLLTLDDPNQSANTMNAAYIASMRATVDRLVKEKASITGVILTSAKKTFFAGGDLKDLLRIRKEDAKQAFEFGQEIKAQLRALETLGKPVVAAINGAALGGGLEIALACHRRIVADVKGAQIGLPEVTLGLLPGGGGVVRTVRMLGIVDAMMKVLLQGQRYRPKEAQEVGLVHEVVDSVEALLPAAKAWVKANPSAQQPWDAKGYKIPGGTPSTPALAANLPAFPANLRKQLKGTNMPAPRAIMAVAVESTQVDVDTAFTIESRYFTELVTGQVAKNMIQAFFFDMQHINSGGGRPKGYPQHTAKKVGVLGAGMMGAGIAYVCAKAGIDVVLKDVSVAAAEKGKQYSVKLVEKALQKGKTTKEKADALLARIVPTADASALQGCDLVIEAVFESVELKHKVFQEVQDVVAPGAVLASNTSTLPITQLAEGVKRTEDFVGMHFFSPVDKMPLLELIAGKKTSDATLAKAIDIAVQIGKTPIVVNDSRGFFTSRVIGTFLNEAIAMVGEGLAPASIEQAGLQAGYPAAPLSLMDELTLTLPRKIRQETKAAVEAAGQTWVDHGSAAVIDALIDKHGRKGRSTGGGFYDYVDDKRTSLWPGLAQHFTRAGHTIPFEDMKDRMLFAEAIDTVRCFDEGVLRSAADANIGSILGIGFPAWTGGVAQFINGYEGPTGTGLKGFILRARQLAERYGKHFLPPASLVEKAERGELLK from the coding sequence ATGAGCGAGCAGAACACCATCCGCTGGGAACAGGATGCCGACGGCATCGTCCTCTTGACGCTGGACGACCCCAACCAGTCCGCCAACACGATGAACGCCGCGTACATCGCGTCCATGCGTGCGACGGTGGACCGGCTGGTCAAGGAGAAGGCCTCCATCACCGGCGTCATCCTCACCTCCGCGAAGAAGACCTTCTTCGCCGGTGGAGACCTCAAGGACCTGTTGCGCATCCGCAAGGAGGACGCGAAGCAGGCCTTCGAGTTCGGTCAGGAAATCAAGGCGCAGCTGCGCGCGCTGGAGACACTGGGCAAGCCCGTGGTCGCCGCCATCAACGGCGCGGCGCTGGGAGGTGGGCTTGAAATCGCCCTCGCGTGTCACCGCCGCATCGTCGCCGACGTGAAGGGCGCGCAGATTGGCCTGCCGGAAGTCACGCTGGGGCTGCTCCCCGGCGGCGGCGGAGTGGTGCGCACCGTGCGCATGCTGGGCATCGTGGACGCGATGATGAAGGTGTTGCTCCAGGGCCAGCGCTACCGCCCCAAGGAGGCCCAGGAGGTGGGCCTGGTGCATGAGGTGGTGGACTCCGTGGAGGCGCTGCTGCCGGCGGCCAAGGCCTGGGTGAAGGCGAACCCGAGCGCGCAGCAGCCGTGGGACGCCAAGGGCTACAAGATTCCGGGCGGAACTCCGTCCACGCCCGCGCTCGCGGCCAACCTGCCCGCCTTCCCCGCCAACCTGCGCAAGCAGCTCAAGGGCACGAACATGCCCGCGCCGCGCGCCATCATGGCGGTCGCGGTGGAGAGCACGCAGGTGGACGTGGACACCGCGTTCACCATCGAGTCGCGCTACTTCACCGAGCTCGTCACGGGCCAGGTCGCGAAGAACATGATTCAGGCGTTCTTCTTCGACATGCAGCACATCAACTCCGGCGGCGGGCGCCCCAAGGGCTACCCGCAGCACACCGCGAAGAAGGTGGGCGTGCTGGGCGCGGGGATGATGGGCGCGGGCATCGCGTACGTGTGCGCCAAGGCGGGCATCGACGTGGTGCTCAAGGACGTGAGCGTCGCGGCCGCGGAGAAGGGCAAGCAGTACTCCGTCAAGCTCGTGGAGAAGGCGCTCCAGAAGGGCAAGACGACGAAGGAGAAGGCCGACGCGCTCCTGGCGCGAATCGTCCCCACCGCGGACGCGTCCGCGCTCCAGGGGTGCGACCTGGTCATCGAGGCCGTGTTCGAGAGCGTGGAGCTCAAGCACAAGGTCTTCCAGGAGGTCCAGGACGTGGTGGCCCCGGGCGCGGTGCTCGCGTCCAACACCTCCACGCTGCCCATCACCCAGCTGGCGGAGGGCGTGAAGCGCACGGAGGACTTCGTGGGCATGCACTTCTTCTCCCCCGTGGACAAGATGCCGCTCTTGGAGCTCATCGCGGGCAAGAAGACGAGCGACGCGACGCTGGCGAAGGCCATCGACATCGCGGTGCAGATTGGCAAGACGCCCATCGTCGTCAATGACAGCCGCGGCTTCTTCACCAGCCGCGTCATCGGCACGTTCCTCAACGAGGCCATCGCCATGGTGGGCGAGGGCCTGGCCCCGGCGTCCATCGAACAGGCGGGACTCCAGGCGGGCTACCCCGCCGCGCCGCTGTCGCTCATGGACGAGCTCACCCTGACCTTGCCGCGCAAGATTCGTCAGGAGACGAAGGCCGCCGTGGAGGCCGCGGGCCAGACGTGGGTGGACCACGGCAGCGCCGCCGTCATCGATGCGTTGATTGACAAACACGGGCGCAAGGGCCGCTCCACCGGCGGTGGCTTCTACGACTACGTGGATGACAAGCGCACGTCGCTGTGGCCGGGCCTCGCCCAGCACTTCACCCGCGCGGGCCACACCATCCCGTTCGAGGACATGAAGGACCGCATGCTCTTCGCCGAGGCGATTGACACGGTGCGATGCTTCGACGAGGGCGTGCTGCGCTCGGCGGCGGACGCCAACATCGGCTCCATCCTGGGCATCGGCTTCCCGGCGTGGACAGGGGGCGTCGCCCAGTTCATCAACGGCTACGAGGGCCCCACCGGCACCGGCCTGAAGGGCTTCATCCTCCGGGCGCGCCAATTGGCGGAGCGTTATGGCAAACACTTCCTGCCCCCCGCGTCGCTCGTCGAGAAGGCCGAGCGGGGCGAACTCCTGAAGTAG
- a CDS encoding acetyl-CoA C-acetyltransferase: MSQEAFIYDAVRTPRGKGKKGALHGTKPLSLLVGLVNALKQRHPNLDPKHIDDVVLGIVSPVGDQGADIARTLVLAAGLPDTVGGVQLNRFCASGLTAVNMAAQQVRSGWEHLVIAGGVESMSRVPMGSDGGAWAMDPATNYDTYFVPQGISADLIATLEGFTREDVDRYAAQSQQRAAHAWANGYFKKSVVPVVDQNGLTILDRDEHMRPDTTVASLGQLSPSFAGMGEMGGFNAVALQKYHAVERIEHVHTPGNSSGIVDGAALVLIGSEKAGKAMGLKPRARIAAVATSGAEPTIMLTGPLPATRKLLDIAGLSVKDIDLFELNEAFASVVLKYQKDLGIPSDKLNVNGGAIALGHPLGATGAMILGTMVDELERRDARRAVITLCVGGGMGVATLIERV, encoded by the coding sequence GTGAGCCAGGAAGCATTCATCTACGACGCCGTCCGTACTCCCCGCGGCAAGGGCAAGAAGGGCGCGCTGCACGGCACCAAGCCCCTGTCCCTGCTCGTGGGGCTGGTGAACGCCCTCAAGCAGCGCCACCCGAACCTGGACCCCAAGCACATCGACGACGTGGTGCTGGGCATCGTCTCGCCGGTGGGGGACCAGGGCGCGGATATCGCGCGCACGCTGGTGCTGGCCGCGGGCCTGCCGGACACGGTGGGTGGCGTGCAGCTCAACCGCTTCTGTGCCTCCGGCCTGACGGCGGTGAACATGGCCGCCCAGCAGGTGCGCTCGGGCTGGGAGCACCTGGTCATCGCGGGCGGCGTGGAGAGCATGTCGCGCGTGCCCATGGGTTCCGACGGCGGCGCGTGGGCCATGGACCCCGCCACCAACTACGACACGTACTTCGTGCCGCAGGGCATCTCCGCGGACCTCATCGCGACCCTGGAGGGCTTCACGCGCGAGGACGTGGACCGCTACGCCGCGCAGTCCCAGCAGCGCGCCGCCCACGCCTGGGCCAACGGCTACTTCAAGAAGTCGGTCGTCCCCGTGGTGGACCAGAACGGCCTGACCATCCTGGACCGCGACGAGCACATGCGGCCGGACACCACGGTGGCGTCGCTGGGCCAGTTGAGCCCCTCCTTCGCGGGCATGGGGGAGATGGGCGGCTTCAACGCGGTGGCGCTCCAGAAGTACCACGCGGTGGAGCGCATCGAGCACGTGCACACGCCGGGCAACTCCTCCGGCATCGTCGACGGGGCGGCGCTGGTGCTCATCGGCTCCGAGAAGGCGGGCAAGGCGATGGGCCTGAAGCCGCGCGCGCGCATCGCCGCGGTGGCGACGTCCGGCGCCGAGCCGACCATCATGCTCACCGGCCCGTTGCCGGCCACCCGCAAGCTGCTCGACATCGCGGGCCTGTCCGTGAAGGACATCGACCTGTTCGAGCTCAACGAGGCCTTCGCCTCCGTGGTGCTCAAGTACCAGAAGGACCTGGGCATCCCGAGCGACAAGCTCAACGTCAACGGCGGCGCCATCGCCTTGGGGCACCCGCTGGGCGCCACCGGGGCGATGATTCTGGGGACGATGGTGGACGAGCTGGAGCGCAGAGATGCCCGCCGTGCCGTCATCACCCTGTGCGTCGGTGGTGGCATGGGCGTGGCCACCCTCATCGAGCGCGTCTGA
- the folD gene encoding bifunctional methylenetetrahydrofolate dehydrogenase/methenyltetrahydrofolate cyclohydrolase FolD, which produces MARNIDGTEISRVMRAEMAQQVADLQAQGITPGLSVVLVGNNPASQAYVSSKTRACEALGMKGQTLNLPEDVSAEALFAAIDQLNADPTVHGILVQLPLPAHLPYKAVLEHIHPDKDVDGFHPQNAGLAFVGDPRAFVPCTPAGIMEMLRREDISTRGKHVVIVGRSLIVSKPLASLLMAPGPDATVTLTHRHTPDLASFTRQADILIVAVGKQNLITADMVKPGVVVIDVGQNRVTDPSSPRGYRMVGDVDFDAVSQVAEAITPVPGGVGPMTITMLLANTIQAARQTLQARTRKTT; this is translated from the coding sequence ATGGCGCGGAACATTGACGGAACCGAAATCAGCCGGGTGATGCGGGCCGAGATGGCCCAGCAGGTGGCGGACCTCCAGGCCCAGGGCATCACCCCCGGACTCTCCGTGGTGCTCGTGGGAAACAACCCGGCGAGCCAGGCCTATGTGTCGAGCAAGACTCGCGCGTGCGAGGCGCTCGGCATGAAGGGGCAGACGCTCAACCTGCCAGAGGATGTCTCGGCCGAGGCGCTCTTCGCCGCCATCGACCAGCTCAACGCCGACCCCACGGTCCACGGCATCCTGGTGCAGCTGCCCCTCCCCGCGCACCTCCCCTACAAGGCCGTGCTGGAGCACATCCACCCGGACAAGGACGTGGACGGCTTCCACCCGCAGAACGCGGGCCTGGCCTTCGTGGGGGACCCGCGCGCCTTCGTGCCCTGCACCCCCGCGGGCATCATGGAGATGCTGCGCCGCGAGGACATCTCCACGCGCGGCAAGCACGTGGTCATCGTGGGCCGCAGCCTCATCGTCAGCAAGCCGCTGGCGTCCCTGCTGATGGCGCCCGGCCCCGACGCCACCGTCACCCTCACCCACCGCCACACGCCCGACCTGGCCTCCTTCACGCGCCAGGCGGACATCCTCATCGTCGCCGTGGGCAAGCAGAACCTCATCACCGCGGACATGGTGAAGCCCGGCGTCGTCGTCATCGACGTGGGCCAGAACCGCGTCACGGACCCAAGCTCACCGCGCGGCTACCGGATGGTGGGCGACGTGGACTTCGACGCCGTCAGCCAGGTCGCCGAGGCCATCACCCCCGTCCCCGGTGGCGTGGGCCCGATGACCATCACCATGCTCCTGGCGAACACGATTCAAGCCGCGCGGCAGACCCTCCAGGCCCGCACACGCAAGACGACGTGA
- the ahcY gene encoding adenosylhomocysteinase has product MTAVTPHQKQDHAIADLSLAGWGRKEIKIAESEMPALMAIRDEYAKQQPLKGARVTGSLHMTIQTAVLVETLQALGAQVRWASCNIFSTQDHAAAALVANGTPVFAHKGETLKEYWDFTHRIFEFGPAGSDHEGPNMILDDGGDATLLMHLGKRAEKDPSVIANPTSEEERELYASIKAKLAQDATWYTRKAAKIMGVTEETTTGVHRLQEMSTKGTLLFRAINVNDSVTKSKFDNLYGCRESLVDGIKRATDVMIAGKIAVVAGYGDVGKGSAQALRALSAQVWVTEIDPICALQAAMEGFRVVTMDYAADKADIFVTATGNKSVITHDHMAKMKDQAIVCNIGHFDNEIEVASLEKYKWEEIKPQVDHVIFPDNKRIILLAKGRLVNLGCGTGHPSYVMSSSFANQTIAQIELYSHSDKYQVGKVYVLPKHLDEKVARLQLKKLNAQLTDLTEEQAAYIGVKKTGPYKQETYRY; this is encoded by the coding sequence ATGACCGCTGTCACTCCGCACCAGAAGCAGGACCACGCCATCGCCGACCTCTCGCTCGCCGGGTGGGGGCGCAAGGAGATCAAGATCGCCGAGAGCGAGATGCCCGCGCTCATGGCCATCCGCGACGAGTACGCCAAGCAGCAGCCCCTGAAGGGCGCGCGCGTCACCGGCTCGTTGCACATGACCATCCAGACGGCCGTGCTGGTGGAGACCCTCCAGGCGCTCGGCGCCCAGGTGCGTTGGGCGTCGTGCAACATCTTCTCCACCCAGGACCACGCCGCCGCCGCGCTCGTCGCCAACGGCACCCCGGTGTTCGCCCACAAGGGTGAGACGCTCAAGGAGTACTGGGACTTCACCCACCGCATCTTCGAGTTCGGCCCCGCGGGCAGCGACCACGAAGGTCCGAACATGATTCTGGACGACGGCGGCGACGCGACGCTGCTCATGCACCTGGGCAAGCGCGCGGAGAAGGACCCCAGCGTCATCGCCAACCCCACCAGCGAGGAGGAGCGGGAGCTGTACGCCTCCATCAAGGCGAAGCTGGCCCAGGACGCCACCTGGTACACGCGCAAGGCGGCCAAGATCATGGGCGTCACGGAGGAGACGACGACGGGCGTCCACCGCCTCCAGGAGATGTCCACGAAGGGCACGCTGCTGTTCCGCGCCATCAACGTCAACGACAGCGTGACGAAGAGCAAGTTCGACAACCTGTACGGCTGCCGTGAGTCGCTGGTGGACGGCATCAAGCGCGCCACGGACGTGATGATCGCCGGGAAGATCGCCGTCGTCGCGGGCTACGGCGACGTGGGCAAGGGCTCCGCCCAGGCGCTGCGCGCGCTGTCCGCCCAGGTGTGGGTGACGGAGATCGACCCCATCTGCGCGCTCCAGGCCGCGATGGAGGGCTTCCGCGTCGTCACCATGGACTACGCCGCGGACAAGGCCGACATCTTCGTCACCGCCACGGGCAACAAGAGCGTCATCACCCACGACCACATGGCGAAGATGAAGGACCAGGCCATCGTGTGCAACATCGGCCACTTCGACAATGAGATCGAGGTCGCCTCCCTGGAGAAGTACAAGTGGGAGGAGATCAAGCCCCAGGTCGACCACGTCATCTTCCCGGACAACAAGCGCATCATCCTGCTCGCCAAGGGCCGGCTGGTGAACCTGGGCTGCGGCACGGGTCACCCCAGCTACGTGATGTCCAGCTCCTTCGCGAACCAGACCATCGCGCAGATTGAGCTGTACTCGCACAGCGACAAGTACCAGGTGGGCAAGGTGTACGTGCTGCCCAAGCACCTGGACGAGAAGGTCGCCCGCCTCCAGCTCAAGAAGCTCAACGCCCAGCTCACGGACCTGACCGAGGAGCAGGCCGCGTACATCGGCGTGAAGAAGACGGGCCCGTACAAGCAGGAGACCTACCGCTACTAG